From a single Aulosira sp. FACHB-615 genomic region:
- a CDS encoding catalase family protein: protein MNNPVSSTNEQEALLDDIIASSLQAQQQTGPDLRQIHSKSHGLLWGELIIEPHLSEDLRIGLFKTPQTYPVWIRFSNGGAPQKRGTFNSDSQPDVRGIAIKVINVDGQKVLDDEEKTQDFILNNYPIFLTKDVRDYADLAKAGSGQLTPERIEELAYAFAILQKIGSQKVGNPLLIQYWSMAPFKFGDKLVKFSVKPQQPEQPPETVPESENYLREAIVKYLTLEGQEASFDFLIQFYVDDEKTPIENHVQEWQEADSPFIKVATVRIPSQKFDFEERKRLDEGMLFSPWHTLLEHEPVGTVNLSRKRLYSELAQYRREQIAQRLREPQPHTVVQDEPL, encoded by the coding sequence ATGAATAATCCAGTATCATCTACCAATGAGCAGGAAGCACTGCTCGACGATATTATAGCAAGTAGCCTTCAAGCTCAACAGCAAACAGGCCCAGACCTCCGCCAAATTCATAGCAAAAGTCATGGACTCCTTTGGGGAGAGTTGATTATTGAACCCCATCTTTCTGAAGACTTGAGAATAGGTTTGTTTAAAACCCCTCAAACTTATCCTGTGTGGATTCGTTTTTCTAATGGTGGTGCGCCTCAAAAACGTGGTACATTCAACTCCGATAGCCAGCCTGATGTTCGAGGTATTGCCATCAAGGTGATCAATGTAGATGGACAAAAAGTGCTAGATGATGAAGAAAAAACTCAAGATTTTATCCTCAACAATTATCCTATTTTCTTGACTAAAGATGTTCGTGATTATGCCGATTTAGCCAAAGCAGGTAGTGGACAACTTACACCAGAACGAATCGAAGAACTAGCCTATGCTTTTGCTATTTTGCAAAAAATTGGTAGTCAGAAGGTAGGTAATCCACTTTTGATTCAATATTGGAGTATGGCTCCATTTAAGTTTGGCGATAAATTGGTCAAATTTTCCGTCAAACCCCAACAGCCAGAACAACCTCCCGAAACAGTTCCAGAATCGGAAAACTACCTACGGGAAGCAATAGTCAAATATTTGACACTAGAAGGTCAAGAAGCATCTTTTGATTTCCTGATTCAGTTTTATGTAGATGATGAAAAGACACCAATTGAAAACCATGTTCAGGAATGGCAAGAGGCAGATTCACCATTTATTAAAGTTGCAACTGTGCGTATTCCTAGTCAAAAATTTGATTTTGAAGAACGTAAACGTTTAGATGAAGGTATGTTATTCTCACCTTGGCATACGCTTCTAGAACATGAGCCTGTTGGCACTGTAAATCTCTCGCGTAAGCGGCTTTACAGCGAACTTGCACAATATCGCCGAGAGCAAATTGCCCAACGTCTGCGGGAACCACAACCTCATACAGTAGTTCAAGATGAACCACTTTAA